Sequence from the Bryobacteraceae bacterium genome:
GCGAGTCCGCCGCCGGCGAGCAACGCAAGCAGCACGCGCGGCAGGCGGAACTGCACCAGCACCTCGTAGTGCGGCGTCTGGCCGGCGAACGCCGCGGCAAAATCGAGACGCGAAGAACCCGCGGCGACGGCGATCGCGGCGGCGGCAAGGGCGAAGACCGCCGACGCCGTCAACGCCAACACAAATCGCCGGCCTGGTTCAGTCGCCATAGACGATCCAGGAACGACCCTCCGCGGTCTCGACCCTCCCGGCGGGGACCGAGAACACCGCGCCAATGCGCTCGGGCGACAGCGCTTCCGCCGGAGCGCCGAACGCCGCCACGCGCCCTCCGTTGAGCACCAGCACACGGTCGGCGTAGCGCGCGGCGAGGTTCAGATCGTGCGTCACGGTCATCACCAGCGCTCCAGCCGCCGAACGGCCGCGCAGCAGGCGATAGAGCGACACCTGGTGCTCGAGATCGAGGTAGGTTGTCGGTTCATCCAGCAGCAGCGTCTCGGATGCCTGCGCGAGCGCGGCGGCGAGCACCACCCGCTGCCGTTCGCCGCCGCTCAGCGAACGAAAATCGCGGCCGCGGAATTCGAGCGTTCCTGTGAGCCGCATCGCTTCGACGGCGGCGGCGAAGTCCGCATCGGATTCGAACATCCCGGTGGCGTGCGGCGCCCGTCCCATCAGGACAACCTGCTCGGCCGAAAACGGGAACTCGATGTGCAGCGCTTGCGGCACGAACGCGACGCGGCGGGCGAACTCGCGCCGCGGCCACTCGCGCAGGGGCCTGCCCTCGTACAAGCAGCGGCCGGCGGACCCTTCGCGCAGGCGGGCGAGGATGCCGAGCAGCGTCGACTTTCCGGCCCCGTTTGGTCCGACGATGGCCACCAACTCGCCGGCCTCGATCCCCGCGCTGACTCCGTCGAGCACGACCGCGGCGCCGTATCTCATGCCGGCGCCTTCGAGCTCGTAGCGCGCCACTAGCGCTGCTCCGGATGGAGGAAACGGGCAAAGGCCTCGACGGCGTCAACCACGCGCGGGCCCGGCACCACGAAGATGTCCGAATCCACGGCGTGCACGGCGCCCTTTTTCACCGCTTCGATCATCCCCATGCGCCGCCACAGCGCAACCACCGCCTTGCGATGCGACTCTCCGGTTGTCTCCTGCGACAT
This genomic interval carries:
- a CDS encoding ABC transporter ATP-binding protein: MRYGAAVVLDGVSAGIEAGELVAIVGPNGAGKSTLLGILARLREGSAGRCLYEGRPLREWPRREFARRVAFVPQALHIEFPFSAEQVVLMGRAPHATGMFESDADFAAAVEAMRLTGTLEFRGRDFRSLSGGERQRVVLAAALAQASETLLLDEPTTYLDLEHQVSLYRLLRGRSAAGALVMTVTHDLNLAARYADRVLVLNGGRVAAFGAPAEALSPERIGAVFSVPAGRVETAEGRSWIVYGD